GTTTCCCCCATTTTGGCCGGTCTCCTTTGCCACTCTGTTGGTCATTGGTTCTTATATGCAAAATTCCTGAGGTGCTTATTTACCCAGCTTCTCCAAAAAGGCCTGAATCCGCGTTTTCAAACGGCCTTCGTCGGTGGAAATATAATCCCGCTCGATCATAAGGCTTGGCAATCCGATTGTTTCAAGATCGGCCGCTTCCATCTGGGATTCAACGCCATGGTTGTCGCAAAACGGGATTTTCGCGAAAATGACGC
This sequence is a window from Desulfobacterales bacterium. Protein-coding genes within it:
- a CDS encoding 2-hydroxyacyl-CoA dehydratase family protein, with translation MFAKIPFCDNHGVESQMEAADLETIGLPSLMIERDYISTDEGRLKTRIQAFLEKLGK